The sequence below is a genomic window from Streptomyces sp. NBC_00582.
CGGCCGTCCGGCCGATCTGGACGTTCTCCAGGATGCCCGCCGCGTCGGGCACCAGCAGCGCCATGGAGTAGTAGGCGGTGACCAGGTACCGGATGATCGAGTTGCCGTCGATGCCCATGAACCGCACGTTCAGCCCCGGCTGGAACTCGTCCGGGATACCCGTCTGGTACAGACCCACCGCGCCCTGGTCGGCCTCGCCCGTGCGCAGCGCGATGATGCTGCTGGTGTGCCGCTCGCTGATCGGGATCTTGTTGCAAGGGAAGATCGGCACCCCGCGCCAGGCCGGGATCTCGTGCCCCTCCACGGTCGCCGTGCCCGGCACCAGACCGCGCCGGTTGCACTGCCGGAAGAACGCGGCGATCGCCTTGGGATGGGCCAGGAACAGCTTGGTCCTGCGCCGCATCGCCAGCAGATCGTCCATGTCGTCGGGGGTCGGCGGCCCGCTGAAGGTGCTGACCCGCTGCCCGTAGTCGACGTTGTGCAGCAGCCCGAACTCCCGGTTGTTCACCAGCTCCCACTCCTGGCGCTCCCGGATCTCCTCGACCGTGAGCCGCATCTGCTGCTGGGTCTGGTCCATCGGGTGGTTGTAGAGGTCGGCGACCCGGGTGTGCACCTTCAGCACGGTCTGGGTCAGCGACAGCTCGTACTCGCGCGGCGAGAGCTCGTAGTCGATGTAGCCCGCCCCGATCGTCGGCTCGCCGGTGTGACCGGCCTGGAGCGGAAGGTCGGCCTCGCCCTTGCGGTTCATGGGCCGCCGCTGCTTCTCGGCGTACGTCCGCAGGTGCGCGGCGAGCGACGGCACCCGGCCGAGGAACTCCCGCAGCACGTCCCACGGCAGCACCAGCAGCACACCCGAGGTCTCCGCGCGCACCGAGGACAGCCACAGCGGGTCGTCCTGTCCGATGGCCTCCTCGCCGAGCTGGTCGCCGCCGGAGACGACCCCGACGATCTCCTCCCCGCCGTACTTGCCGGCCGTGTAGCGGGTGAACCGGCCGTGCACGACGAGATAGGCCTCCGTGACCGGCTGCCCGGCTTCGAAGATCACCTGCCCGGGCCGCACCTCCCGGGTCTGGAAGCGGGAGGCGAGCTCGCGCAGGGTTCCGTTGTCGGAGTAGCCGCGCAGCACGCGCAGTTCGGTCAGCGTGTCCGGGACGACCCGGACGTCGTCGGCGCCGTTGTGCTCGAACTGCACCCGGCCCCGGCCGACGGTCAGTTGCAGTCGCCGGTTGACCCGGTAGGTGCCGCCCTTGACGTCCACCCACGGCAGCATGCGCAGCAGCCAGCGCGAGCTGATCGCCTGCATCTGCGGTTCGGACTTGTGGGTGGTGGCGAGCTGGCGGGCCGCCCAGGTGCCGAGGCTGGTGAGCTGCCCGTCGGCCGACGGCTCGGGAGCGGGTTCGTCGAGGGCGGGAGCGGTGGCGCTGTCCGGTGTGGACACATTCTCTCCAGGGAGGTGGTGCGCGGGGCGGGGCGGACGGGTCGTGACGATCGGTTTCGAAGATCCGCAGGCACCAGCCAAACACCCTCGGTGACGGAGGGGTACGGCGCGAAAGGGGCGGTTACGGTGCTACGGGTGCACAGCGGGGCGGAAGGTGAACAAGGCGCCCCAACCGCACCGGGCGGGACCTCGCGTGCTCCCACGCGCCGTGATCAAGAGGGTTGGGAGAGATCGTTCACCAGAACGGCTGCCCCCTCGAACTGGCCTGCAGCGAGATCCCTCAGCGCCTGCGGGGCGCGCGAGAGCGGATACGCGTGCGTGGTCGCCCGTACGCCGAGCCGGGCCGCCAGCGTCAGGAACTCCCGGGCGTCGGAACGGGTGTTGGAGGTGACGCTGCGTACCTGCCTCTCGTAGAACAGCTCGCTCTCGTAGCGCAGCGGCGGTACGTCGCTGAGGTGGATCCCGGCGACGGCCAGCACCCCGCCCCGGTCCAGCGCCCGCAGCGCCACCGGCACCAGATCGCCGACCGGCGCGAACAGGATCGCCCCGTCCAGCGGCTCCGGCGGCATCTCGTACGCGTCCCGCGCGGAGGCCGCCCCGAGCTCCAGCGCCAGCCGCCGTGCCGCCGCCCCACGGGTCAGGACGTGCACCCGGGCGCCCTGGGCCAGCGCCACCTGCGCACACAGATGCGCGCTGCCCCCGAAGCCGTACAGCCCGAGCCGCCCGCCCGGCGGCAGCGCGGTCCGCCGCAGCGCCCGGTAGCCGATGATGCCCGCGCACAGCAGCGGCGCGAGCGCCACCTCGTCCGCATCGTCGACCTCGCCCGGCAGCGGGTGGGCGAACGCGGCCGGCACGGTCGTGTACTCGGCATAGCCGCCGTCGGCGTCCCAGCCGGTGTACGACGACCCCGGGCACAGGTTCTCGGCGCCCCGCGCGCAGTACGCGCACACCCCGCAGGTGCGCCGCAGCCAGGCGACGCCCACTCGGTCGCCGGGCACGAACCCGCTCACCGAGGCGCCCAGGCCCGCCACCGTCCCGACCACCTCGTGCCCCGGCGTCACCCCCGGCCGCCGTACCGGCAGATCGCCCTCGGCGACATGCAGATCGGTCCGGCACACCCCGCAGGCACGCACCCGCACCAGCAGTTCGTCGTCGCCGGGCACCGGCACCGGTCGGCGCACCAGCCGCAGCGGCTCACCCGTCACGGGCCCGGGCTCGGTCACCGACCAGGCGGCCATCGCGCGTGCCGCCCCGGCGCGTGCCCTGCCGTCCGCCATGACCCGCCCCGTCCTGCCGCCGGACCGTCCCCTCCCAGTGTGGGACGGAGGGAGGCGTTCGGCGCGCGCGCCGACGGGCGGGTGACTAGCGTGAGGTTTCGGACAGAGTCGTCTCTTCGGAAGGGCCGCCGTCATGGCCGTACAACCAGAGGGAACCCCGTGCTGGGCCGACGCGATGTTCACCGACGTGGAGGGCGCCAAGAGCTTCTACGGCGAGGTCCTCGGCTGGACGTTCGGTGAGTCGTCGTCGGAGTACGGCAACTACACGCAGGCCTACGTCGACGGCAAGGCGGTCGCCGCCGTCGTCCCGCCGATGCCCGGCCAGGAGGGCCAGTCCCAGTGGTGCCTGTACCTCGCCTCCCCGGACGCCGCCGCCACCGCGGCGAAGATCCGCGCGCACCACGGCGAGGTGCTGATGGAACCGATGCAGGTCGGCGAGTTCGGCACGATGTGCCTGGCGAGGGAGCCCAGTGGCGCGTTCTTCGGCGTCTGGCAGGCGGGGACCCACGAGGGCTTCGAGGCCGAGGCCGTCCCCGGCGCCTACGGCTGGGCCGAGGTCTTCACCCGTGAGCCCGACAGGGCGGACACCTTCTTCTCCTCCGTCTTCCCGTACACCGCGCAGCAGATCGAGGACGACAACGTCGACTTCCGCATGTTCAACGTCGGCGACACCACGGTCCTCGGCCGGATGCGGATGACGGACGAATTCCCGCCCGAGGTGCCCTCGTACGTCAACGTCTACTTCATCGTCTCCGACTGCGACGACGCCGTGGCGAAGGCGACCAAGCTCGGCGGCGTCCTGCGCTTCGGCCCGATGGACAGCCCCTTCGGACGGTTCGCGGCCCTCAGCGACCCGCAGGGCGCGAACTTCTCGGTGATCGACCTCACGACCACCGAGGGCGAGCTGCCGAAGACCAGGCCGGTCTGAGCCGGACCGCGCACACGGCCATGGCATGATCGTGTCCATGCGTGAACGTGTGGTGGCCGCGTGCGACGGGGCTTCGAAGGGGAACCCGGGACCGGCCGGCTGGGCATGGGTGGTCGCCGACGACACGGAGAGCCCGGCCCGCTGGGAGGCGGGCCCGCTCGGCAGGGCCACCAACAACGTCGCCGAACTCACCGCCCTGGAACGGCTGCTGGCGTCGACCGACCCGGGGGTGCCGCTCGAGGTCCGGATGGACTCGCAGTACGCCATGAAGGCCGTCACCACCTGGCTGCCCGGCTGGAAGCGCAACGGCTGGAAGACCTCGGCCGGCAAGCCGGTCGCCAACCAGGACCTGGTCGTCCGCATCGACGAACTCCTCGACGGACGCTCGGTCGAGTTCCGATACGTGCCCGCCCACCAGGTCGACGGCGACCCGCTCAACGACTTCGCCGACCGCGCCGCCAGCCAGGCGGCGAGCGTCCAGCTCGCCGCGGGCAGCGAGCAGGGCTCCCCGGAGCCGCCGCCCTCCCCGGACACCCCGAAGCCGTCCCGCTCCGGCGGGGCGAAGTCCCCGCGCCGGAGCGGCGGTTCGGCCTCCCGCGGCGGCTCGTCCGCCCGGACGATCAAGGCCAGGTTCCCCGGCCGCTGTGTGTGCGGCCGGGGCTACGCGGCCGGTGAGCAGATCGCCAAGAACGCCCAGGGCTGGGGCCACCCCGAGTGCCGTACGGCCGAGGTCTGATCAGACGTCGAACGTGTAGTGCGGGGTGTGGTCGAGCAGGGCCGCCGGCGTCGTGTCGTTCCAGGGCTTCATGGTCTCGTTCAGGTCCACGACGTCCGGCGTCCCGCCGCCCGGCACGTACGTCGACCCCGGGTGCCGGCGCTGCCACTCCGCCCAGAGCTTGTCGATGTAGGCGTGGTGCAGCCAGAACACCGGATCGTTGGGGGAGACGCCGGTCGCCATCTGCCCGCCGACCCACACATGGACCCGGTTGTGCAGATTGACCCCGCGCCAGCCCTCCAGATGGTTGCGGAAGCCGTCGGAGGCGCTGTTCCAGGGCGCCATGTCGTACGTCGCCATCGCCAGCACCGACTCCACCTCGGCCCGCGTCGGCAACTCGCGCACGCTCGTGCCGAGGGACCGGCGCAGATAGGTGCGGCCGTCCACCCGGACGTTGATCGGCCAGTTCCCGGCCGAGGCGGCGAACGGCCCGTCCATCACCTGCCCGTCCCGGCTGCGCCCGGTGCCGCCGAGGAAGTCCGGCGCCCACAGCGAGGAACGCGGTGAGCGGTCGGTGGACCAGTCCCAGTACGCGAGCGCCACCGACGCGTCCACCGACTGCAGCGCCCGCTCGAACTCCAGCAGGAATCTGCGGTGCCACGGCAGGAACGACGGTGAACGGTGGCCCGTGCGCTCGCCGTTGTCGGTGTCACCCATGATGAACGCGTTGTGCGTGGTGACGAAGGCGTCGTAGCGGCCGGAGCGCTTGAGGTCGAGGACGGCGGCGACGAAGCGCCGCTTCTCCTCGGCGGTCAGGGCGGACTGGTTCTTGCGGACGGTCATCTGCGGGTGCTCCAAAGAGGCGTGCGGAAAGGTCAGTTGGCGGGCGACGCGGGGAAGGGCAGCAGCCGGGCGCCCTGCAGTTCGTCGACCGCGGCACGCGCGGCGGCTCGGGGGCTGGACACCGGGTCGTAGTGGCTGACGACGCTGATCCAGGTGCCGTCGGCGTTGCGCATGACGTGCAGTTCGACGCCGTCCACGAACACGGCGTAGCCGCCGTGGTGATGGCCGCCCCCGGAGGACGGCCGGCCCTGTATCCGGCGGCCCCGGTAGACCTCGTCGAAGGCGGCGGGGGAGTCGTGGTCGTGCGCGGGGGCGCTCGCCCGGGCCGCGGGGACGGCGAGCGCCGTGGCGCCGGCGAGGGCGGTCGCGGCGGTGAGCGCGCGGCGACGGCTGAGGTCGGGCATGCGGAATCTCCTGGGGTGCGTTCGGTTGCCGACCCGGCATGCCTATCGAGCCCTTCGAGAGCGGGCGAAATCCCGCGCGACCGGTTGGCTGTGATCCGGACAATCGCCCCCATGTCGTGCAATGTTGAACCAAGATGATCTTGGCGTCGCAGGGGTCCGGGTGGGCGCGGAACGGGCAATTCCTTTCCGTGGAGCAGCACCTTCCGGTGATCTTTCGCGCGCCGGGCTGTCGCCCGTGGTGTGGCTCACGTGGAGAAAGTGGCGGAAACCGGGAGTCGGGGTGCCCATAAGGGCGACCCCCGCCCTGCTACCCTGCGTCGTCAACCCATCACAGCTGGTCATTCCTAGGGGTGTGCGTGAAGGTCGCCTGTGTCGGCGGCGGGCCCGCCGGCCTGTATCTCTCGATCCTGCTCAGACTGCAGGACCCGTCCCACGACGTCACCGTCTTCGAGCGCAACCAGGAGGGCTCGACCTACGGCTGGGGCGTCACCTACTGGCAGGGGCTCCTCGACAAGCTCCGCGCCCGAGACCCCGAGTCGGCCCGCGCGATCGAGGAGCACTCCGTCGCGTGGAACCAGGGCATCGCCCATGTACGGGACCTGTCGACCCGCCGGCCCGGCGACGAGGGCCACGGCATCGGCCGGCACAAACTCCTGGAGATCCTCGCGGAACGCGCCCGCGCCCTGGGCGTACGGCTGGAGTTCGCCTGCGAGGTCACCCCCGACGACCTGCCGCACGCCGATCTGGTCGTGGCCGGCGACGGCGTGCACAGCGCCCTGCGCACCCGGCACGCCGACCATTTCGGCGCCGAGCTCGCACCCGGCCGCAACTCCTACGTCTGGCTCGGCACCAGCAAGGTCTTCGACTCCTTCACCTTCGCCTTCGTGGAGACCGAGCACGGCTGGATCTGGTGCTACGGCTACCCCTTCAGCAGAGCGCAGAGCACCTGTGTCATCGAGTGCGCCCCGCAGACCTGCGCCGGGCTCGGCCTGGACCGGGCGAGCGAGGCCGACGGCCTGGCCCACCTGGAGAAGCTCTTCGCGCACATCCTCGACGGCCACCCGCTGATCGGGCGGGCCGCCGCCGACGGCAGCTCCCCGTGGCTCACCTTCCGCACCCTCACCAACCGCACCTGGCACCGCGACAACCTGGTCCTCCTCGGCGACGCCGCCCACACCACCCACTACTCCATCGGCGCCGGCACCACCCTCGCCCTGGAGGACGCCCTCGCCCTGGCCGACGCGCTGAGCGCGGGCGGCGGCCTCCCGCAGGCCCTCGCCCGCTACGAGGACGAACGCCGCACCGCCCTGCTGCCCCAGCAGAGCGCCGCCCGCCTCAGCGCGCAGTGGTACGAGAACCTCGGCCGGTACATCGACCTCCCGCCCGAGCAGATGTTCGCCCTGCTCGGCCAGCGACACTCGCCCCTGCTGCCGTACGTCCCGCCCCAGCTCTACTACCGCCTCGACCGGGCGGCCGGACAGCTGGAGGCCCTGCGCCGCTTCAAGCGATGGCTCGGCCCGAAGATCGCCCGC
It includes:
- a CDS encoding family 2B encapsulin nanocompartment shell protein, encoding MSTPDSATAPALDEPAPEPSADGQLTSLGTWAARQLATTHKSEPQMQAISSRWLLRMLPWVDVKGGTYRVNRRLQLTVGRGRVQFEHNGADDVRVVPDTLTELRVLRGYSDNGTLRELASRFQTREVRPGQVIFEAGQPVTEAYLVVHGRFTRYTAGKYGGEEIVGVVSGGDQLGEEAIGQDDPLWLSSVRAETSGVLLVLPWDVLREFLGRVPSLAAHLRTYAEKQRRPMNRKGEADLPLQAGHTGEPTIGAGYIDYELSPREYELSLTQTVLKVHTRVADLYNHPMDQTQQQMRLTVEEIRERQEWELVNNREFGLLHNVDYGQRVSTFSGPPTPDDMDDLLAMRRRTKLFLAHPKAIAAFFRQCNRRGLVPGTATVEGHEIPAWRGVPIFPCNKIPISERHTSSIIALRTGEADQGAVGLYQTGIPDEFQPGLNVRFMGIDGNSIIRYLVTAYYSMALLVPDAAGILENVQIGRTAE
- a CDS encoding zinc-binding alcohol dehydrogenase family protein, encoding MAAWSVTEPGPVTGEPLRLVRRPVPVPGDDELLVRVRACGVCRTDLHVAEGDLPVRRPGVTPGHEVVGTVAGLGASVSGFVPGDRVGVAWLRRTCGVCAYCARGAENLCPGSSYTGWDADGGYAEYTTVPAAFAHPLPGEVDDADEVALAPLLCAGIIGYRALRRTALPPGGRLGLYGFGGSAHLCAQVALAQGARVHVLTRGAAARRLALELGAASARDAYEMPPEPLDGAILFAPVGDLVPVALRALDRGGVLAVAGIHLSDVPPLRYESELFYERQVRSVTSNTRSDAREFLTLAARLGVRATTHAYPLSRAPQALRDLAAGQFEGAAVLVNDLSQPS
- a CDS encoding VOC family protein; translated protein: MAVQPEGTPCWADAMFTDVEGAKSFYGEVLGWTFGESSSEYGNYTQAYVDGKAVAAVVPPMPGQEGQSQWCLYLASPDAAATAAKIRAHHGEVLMEPMQVGEFGTMCLAREPSGAFFGVWQAGTHEGFEAEAVPGAYGWAEVFTREPDRADTFFSSVFPYTAQQIEDDNVDFRMFNVGDTTVLGRMRMTDEFPPEVPSYVNVYFIVSDCDDAVAKATKLGGVLRFGPMDSPFGRFAALSDPQGANFSVIDLTTTEGELPKTRPV
- a CDS encoding ribonuclease H family protein, encoding MIVSMRERVVAACDGASKGNPGPAGWAWVVADDTESPARWEAGPLGRATNNVAELTALERLLASTDPGVPLEVRMDSQYAMKAVTTWLPGWKRNGWKTSAGKPVANQDLVVRIDELLDGRSVEFRYVPAHQVDGDPLNDFADRAASQAASVQLAAGSEQGSPEPPPSPDTPKPSRSGGAKSPRRSGGSASRGGSSARTIKARFPGRCVCGRGYAAGEQIAKNAQGWGHPECRTAEV
- the melC2 gene encoding tyrosinase MelC2; amino-acid sequence: MTVRKNQSALTAEEKRRFVAAVLDLKRSGRYDAFVTTHNAFIMGDTDNGERTGHRSPSFLPWHRRFLLEFERALQSVDASVALAYWDWSTDRSPRSSLWAPDFLGGTGRSRDGQVMDGPFAASAGNWPINVRVDGRTYLRRSLGTSVRELPTRAEVESVLAMATYDMAPWNSASDGFRNHLEGWRGVNLHNRVHVWVGGQMATGVSPNDPVFWLHHAYIDKLWAEWQRRHPGSTYVPGGGTPDVVDLNETMKPWNDTTPAALLDHTPHYTFDV
- the melC1 gene encoding apotyrosinase chaperone MelC1; the protein is MPDLSRRRALTAATALAGATALAVPAARASAPAHDHDSPAAFDEVYRGRRIQGRPSSGGGHHHGGYAVFVDGVELHVMRNADGTWISVVSHYDPVSSPRAAARAAVDELQGARLLPFPASPAN
- a CDS encoding FAD-dependent monooxygenase; its protein translation is MKVACVGGGPAGLYLSILLRLQDPSHDVTVFERNQEGSTYGWGVTYWQGLLDKLRARDPESARAIEEHSVAWNQGIAHVRDLSTRRPGDEGHGIGRHKLLEILAERARALGVRLEFACEVTPDDLPHADLVVAGDGVHSALRTRHADHFGAELAPGRNSYVWLGTSKVFDSFTFAFVETEHGWIWCYGYPFSRAQSTCVIECAPQTCAGLGLDRASEADGLAHLEKLFAHILDGHPLIGRAAADGSSPWLTFRTLTNRTWHRDNLVLLGDAAHTTHYSIGAGTTLALEDALALADALSAGGGLPQALARYEDERRTALLPQQSAARLSAQWYENLGRYIDLPPEQMFALLGQRHSPLLPYVPPQLYYRLDRAAGQLEALRRFKRWLGPKIARSAHTRAVAARK